A window of Trichoderma atroviride chromosome 3, complete sequence contains these coding sequences:
- a CDS encoding uncharacterized protein (EggNog:ENOG41) — protein sequence MIGTGGSHMRVGELGWPVIGYLLRTEFWGKGFATELMTAFLKAYWALPREEVEIKVEKSTIVGSEADLQPEHITAITATDNGASQNVLGKLGFKLARLFEEEDPHTPGVMEALHGYALQRPQL from the coding sequence ATGATTGGCACCGGCGGAAGCCACATGCGAGTCGGCGAGCTTGGCTGGCCTGTAATTGGATACTTGCTTCGAACCGAGTTCTGGGGTAAAGGCTTTGCGACTGAACTCATGACTGCCTTTTTGAAAGCATACTGGGCGCTCCCccgagaagaagtcgagaTCAAGGTGGAGAAGAGCACGATAGTAGGCAGCGAGGCCGATTTGCAGCCCGAGCACATCACGGCGATTACGGCAACTGATAACGGCGCAAGTCAAAATGTTTTGGGGAAACTTGGGTTTAAACTGGCCAGGCTATTCGAAGAAGAGGACCCTCATACCCCGGGTGTTATGGAGGCCTTGCATGGATATGCGCTGCAAAGGCCGCAATTGTAA
- a CDS encoding uncharacterized protein (EggNog:ENOG41) — protein sequence MFSKRPDTSSRSFSKSHKVSKSTSSFSSSFSKDSGITKKRHESRHRRPATSSSASFSEDTVMTSFSNLSSSIVTLVVGSEQRLFAAHENILCSSPFFSNALRKLYTDPSTKRISLPEEEPEIFSSVLEFMYKGDYFPPLVYHRGVDGDLLKDTVIYCAAERYGLDELKKLSLRKQGLQSGIQCSTILASARYAYANTPETDSKLRAHYLALIIRSRSTFKRSGTMQLEMFNGGTQLFFDLFVALCNHVDDISSVQNTPRSSRHM from the exons ATGTTCTCCAAGCGACCCGACACTTCCAGCCGGAGCTTCTCCAAGAGCCACAAGGTGTCCAAATCCACCTCTTCTTTCAGCAGCTCTTTTAGCAAAGACAGCGGGATCACCAAAAAGCGCCATGAGTCTCGCCACCGGAGGCCAGCCACGTCATCTTCCGCTTCTTTTAGCGAGGACACTGTCATGACCAG CTTTAGCAACTTGAGCTCGTCTATCGTAACCCTCGTTGTCGGTTCTGAGCAGCGCCTTTTTGCTGCCCACGAAAACATCCTCTGTTCAAGCCCCTTCTTCAGCAATGCTCTCCGAAAACTATACACCGATCCTTCCACAAAGAGAATTTCtcttccagaagaagagcccGAGATTTTTAGCTCAGTGCTAGAGTTCATGTATAAAGGAGATTATTTCCCCCCGCTTG TCTATCATCGCGGCGTTGATGGTGACCTGCTCAAGGACACAGTCATCTATTGTGCCGCCGAACGATATGGATTAGATGAATTGAAGAAGCTATCTCTACGCAAGCAAGGTCTTC AATCTGGCATCCAGTGCAGCACTATCCTTGCCTCGGCAAGATATGCATACGCCAACACTCCTGAGACTGACTCCAAACTGCGAGCACACTATTTGGCTTTGATCATCCGATCCCGTAGCACTTTCAAGCGAAGTGGCACaatgcagctggagatgttCAACGGAGGCACGCAGTTGTTCTTTGATCTCTTTGTAGCCCTCTGCAACCACGTCGATGATATCTCATCCGTACA AAACACGCCGCGGTCCAGCCGCCATATGTAA
- a CDS encoding uncharacterized protein (EggNog:ENOG41), whose translation MSSLLPHLNVRRRAVRPDGALPAKNYFAVQSALIRGDRDVTLDNTSRILSRDCDALALPYEDLDMPQDQEFEFPFADDYSESHSNDTDQPSIVKDYIELFNWDGFRLEWVKVLGQGGFGMATLWNVIFDDESIMKAVIKIPIHMNGTFRDELEWHLRYRGASHVTQSLNLQEIADNVRRRINREHLINRGTRFDQKQLNILVLEYAEHGCLFDIMSKASYFDVRFSNKVLWEIWECLVKGAVSVALQPDSIQRWSPDSLDMILNSLDDPQNAGELLRLSTLIDSHDVHFDLEEQNILIAEDDHHSHHPILKFHDFGAYSHKMSQCWDYWEHQNYWRARRCPKNNRTPPETITKDWDKIDLSRPGSILQYTGDTFGPEKNEVAGRYGTWTNIFTIGKIMESVITKSWSSHPMTTMKYEAGDERCFGDSYAWRLCQPQYEYIEPELLDQIAQCQFEKPKDRPELSYLLRHVCKRKHLGFDESDDETRSFWDAFWARTRTNSDGQPPSNPFSDSQAMTVVGGDSGSRRDYPTDYPTDRGQREYRSDPFARTSFPLPPAPSPPSLYDEIGNPLITHVAALRHKSRRSLLSVSSEGSLPGPSRRPAFSTDLQTMTSNPLASSPADISASFGGIQRKQPSSGSSSDDSDGRVPLHETKRATNDLVPVSSASSLNGGVLLRGTNKSPIVSASPSNRGVPLRETKATKKNSKTFLFSSSGSAHTTWRVSKRTKKQPVKSVRFANAAVLDDVISQSMGDDPTRLNFAWPIMSMAPRRIPNILDMDVRDGNRLARYPAISPRCLPDVLDVDVRDGNRLARYAAISPERLDLPQRSGVFSFTKKSDPSYYESIDEEGSRLQFDASMMQANSTGFAPMEVIPEETDSRMDLD comes from the exons ATGTCATCACTGCTACCCCATCTCAACGTGCGCCGCAGAGCGGTAAGACCTGATGGTGCTCTACCTGCTAAAAACTACTTTGCTGTCCAATCAGCCCTGATTCGCGGCGACAGAGATGTGACACTTGACAATACGAGCAGAATCCTTTCACGCGACTGCGACGCACTTGCACTTCCCTATGAAGATCTCGATATGCCACAAGACCAAGAATTCGAATTCCCCTTTGCTGACGACTATTCCGAATCTCATAGCAATGATACTGACCAGCCAAGCATCGTGAAAGACTATATTGAACTCTTCAATTGGGATGGCTTCAGGCTCGAATGGGTCAAAGTCCTCGGCCAAGGTGGCTTTGGCATGGCCACGCTCTGGAACGTCATATTTGATGATGAAAGCATCATGAAAGCTGTCATCAAGATACCTATCCATATGAACGGCACATTTAGGGATGAGTTAGAGTGGCATCTTAGATATAGAGGCGCTTCCCATGTCACCCAGAGCCTGAATCTGCAAGAGATTGCTGACAATGTTAGACGCAGAATAAACAGAGAACACTTGATCAACCGGGGAACCAGATTCGATCAGAAGCAGCTGAATATTCTTGTTTTGGAGTACGCAGAGCACGGGTGTCTTTTTGACATCATGTCCAAGGCCTCATATTTTGATGTTCGGTTTTCGAATAAGGTGCTGTGGGAGATTTGGGAGTGCT TGGTTAAAGGTGCTGTGTCGGTAGCACTTCAGCCAGATTCAATACAGCGATGGAGCCCTGATAGTCTTGATATGATATTGAATTCGCTGGATGATCCACAAAATGCTGGTGAATTGCTAAGACTCAGTACATTGATTGATAGCCACGATGTGCATTTTGACTTGGAAGAGCAAAATA TTCTCATTGCTGAAGATGATCACCACTCGCATCATCCCATATTAAAG TTTCATGATTTTGGAGCCTATAGCCATAAGATGAGCCAGTGCTGGGATTACTGGGAGCATCAAAACTATTGGAGAGCGAGAAGGTGTCCCAAAAATAATCGGACTCCTCCG GAAACTATTACCAAAGATTGGGACAAGATCGATCTAAGCCGCCCAGGTTCAATATTACAGTACACGGGAGACACCTTTGGGCCAGAAAAGAATGAGGTTGCAGGGCGATACGGCACATGGACGAATATCTTCACCATTGGCAAAATT ATGGAGTCTGTGATAACAAAAAGCTGGTCATCACACCCAATGACGACAATGAAATATGAGGCTGGGGACGAACGATGCTTCGGCGACTCGTATGCCTGGCGTCTGTGTCAGCCACAATATGAATACATTGAGCCGGAGCTTCTCGACCAGATTGCGCAATGCCAGTTTGAGAAACCAAAGGATCGTCCTGAGCTTAGCTATCTCTTGAGGCATGTGTGTAAGCGTAAGCATCTCGGCTTTGACGAGAGCGATGATGAGACGCGCTCCTTTTGGGACGCCTTTTGGGCACGTACGAGGACTAATTCAGATGGCCAGCCTCCGTCCAACCCTTTCTCAGACTCACAAGCTATGACAGTTGTGGGTGGAGATTCGGGAAGCCGGAGAGATTATCCCACTGACTATCCCACTGATCGCGGTCAGCGTGAGTATCGGTCAGATCCTTTTGCACGAACTTCTTTTCCACTTCCTCCAGCACCATCTCCTCCGTCACTGTATGATGAGATCGGGAACCCTCTCATTACACATGTTGCTGCTCTCCGACACAAAAGCAGACGATCGCTCCTTAGTGTTTCGTCAGAAGGGTCGTTGCCAGGCCCGTCCCGGAGGCCAGCCTTTTCCACAGACCTGCAAACGATGACATCAAATCCCCTAgcaagctctccagcagatatttcagcttcttttggCGGAATCCAGAGGAAGCAGCCGTCTTCTGGATCTTCTAGTGACGACTCAGACGGCAGGGTGCCGTTACATGAAACGAAAAGAGCTACAAACGATTTAGTTCCTGTctcatcagcatcttcacTGAATGGAGGTGTTCTTCTACGAGGGACAAATAAAAGTCCCATAGtatcagcatcgccatcaaatAGAGGAGTGCCTTTACGAGAAACAAAGGCAACAAAGAAGAATTCAAAAACTTTCTTATTCTCATCGTCAGGGAGCGCACACACGACTTGGCGGGTatcgaagaggacgaagaagcagccagtCAAATCAGTGAGATTCGCAAACGCGGCTGTACTCGACGATGTCATATCTCAATCTATGGGCGATGATCCTACGCGCCTGAATTTTGCATGGCCCATTATGTCCATGGCGCCAAGACGCATCCCAAATATTCTGGACATGGACGTGCGCGATGGCAATCGCCTTGCCAGGTATCCCGCGATATCGCCGAGATGCTTACCAGACGTTCTGGACGTTGATGTGCGTGATGGCAATCGCCTTGCCAGGTATGCTGCGATATCACCAGAGAGATTGGACTTGCCGCAGCGCAGTGGCGTTTTCTCATTTACGAAGAAGTCTGATCCGTCTTATTACGAGAGTATAGATGAAGAAGGTTCGCGGTTGCAGTTTGATGCTAGTATGATGCAGGCTAATAGTACAGGTTTTGCTCCGATGGAAGTTATTCCTGAAGAAACGGACAGTCGAATGGACTTGGATTGA
- a CDS encoding uncharacterized protein (EggNog:ENOG41) has protein sequence MPRLNNEEAMPDFLSDIDTDQRASSPYLMHSPVLSPTIPSSTYRFASLINSPFSPIYSAVGALAPSPMERGDALEDDTERPLQPKKARKVSTVSAEPRTSTRLRLATLQKKDPKPVSRKPSSSAKRELRPQRKVEQKGAVGKRGRPAKTATTPRKKRVARGDESTQGTKVGRKEWEVEQIVDSRIDAETMQHWFKVKWKGYPSKDNTWEPKKNLANCKTLLEKYEKKGKK, from the exons ATGCCTCGGCTGAATAACGAAGAAGCCATGCCTGA TTTTCTCAGCGACATTGATACTGATCAGCGAGCCTCATCGCCGTACCTTATGCACTCGCCAGTACTCTCACCAACAATTCCATCATCGACCTATCGGTTCGCGTCGCTGATCAACTCTCCATTCTCGCCAATCTACAGTGCAGTTGGAGCTCTGGCACCTTCACCCATGGAGCGCGGTGATGCCCTGGAAGATGACACAGAACGTCCACTGCAGCCCAAAAAGGCGAGAAAAGTGTCAACAGTGTCTGCCGAACCTAGAACCTCGACCAGACTCCGCCTAGCTACTCTTCAGAAGAAAGATCCTAAACCTGTTTCCCGGAAgccgtcttcttccgcaAAGCGCGAGCTCCGGCCCCAAAGAAAAGTTGAGCAGAAAGGCGCAGTTGGAAAACGTGGTCGGCCAGCAAAGACGGCGACAACACCACGGAAAAAGAGGGTCGCTAGGGGAGATGAGTCTACTCAAGGTACTAAGGTCGGACGCAAAGAGTGGGAAGTTGAGCAAATAGTCGACTCCAGGATTGATGCAGAAACGATGCAGCACTGGTTCAAGGTCAAATGGAAGGGATACCCGAGCAAGGATAATACGTGGGAGCCAAAGAAAAACCTAGCCAACTGCAAGACTCTGCTTGAGAAGTACGAgaaaaaggggaagaaaTGA
- a CDS encoding uncharacterized protein (MEROPS:MER0033244~TransMembrane:1 (i56-81o)), translating to MRISRLPFAYPRGLVIQASARRYGTAAPWTWRPRKPVVRCQYGYGMVKRQIHVGQVLMPPAIFTGLFLALWCYKCIMLVLFQNAIIYNPFLPPNARSMRISDFSRQCGGIEWREDRIRSLDGTEIALCISEMSCGHKSDNSPKTPVYILYFQGNASSLPPRLPDISGIMRQLKAETEGPVHYTMVCLSYRGYWTSHDRPSEKGIDLDSEAAFRWMSKLHHDRYKQTEDAPNPIAILWGQSIGCGFATNLAAKTQNAATLPINALLLETPFTNTRAMLTALYPQKWLPYRHLWPFLRNHLDSWANLETIATKAHKPEIYIVEGGKDELVPSDHGRILYKRCQDVQLFAELHTVRGALHNDVMVRKEGKHTIARSIALAVSRAQEAWVDQKPSPHGPPKGKSWA from the exons ATGCGCATCTCACGATTGCCATTTGCGTATCCCAGAGGGCTGGTGATACAGGCTTCAGCAAGGCGATACGGaacagcagcgccatggaCGTGGCGGCCACGTAAACCTGTCGTCCGATGCCAGTATGGCTACGGCATGGTCAAGAGGCAAATCCACGTCGGCCAAGTGTTGATGCCACCCGCCATCTTCACCGGACTATTCCTTGCCCTGTGGTGCTACAAGTGCATCATGCTTGTCTTGTTCCAGAATGCCATCATTTACAACCCCTTTCTCCCTCCAAATGCTCGGAGCATGCGGATTTCGGACTTTTCACGCCAGTGCGGAGGGATCGAATGGCGAGAGGACCGGATCAGATCCCTGGATGGCACTGAGATTGCTCTTTGTATAAGTGAAATGTCTTGCGGTCACAAGTCTGACAACTCGCCAAAGACGCCAGTGTACATTTTATATTTCCAAG GAAACGCCTCATCTCTCCCTCCCCGGCTGCCAGATATCTCTGGTATCATGCGTCAACTCAAAGCAGAGACCGAGGGACCGGTTCATTATACCATGGTTTGCCTCAGCTACAGAGGATACTGGACATCACACGACCGTCCTTCTGAAAAAGGCATCGATCTGGACTCTGAGGCAGCATTTCGATGGATGTCGAAGCTTCATCATGATCGATATAAGCAGACAGAAGACGCACCCAAtcccatcgccatcttgtGGGGGCAGAGTATCGGGTGTGGCTTCGCAACAAATCTGGCGGCCAAAACTCAGAATGCTGCAACTTTGCCAATTAATGCCTTGCTACTAGAAACACCGTTCACAAACACCCGCGCAATGCTCACGGCGCTGTATCCACAAAAGTGGTTACCATATCGACACCTTTGGCCGTTTTTGCGCAACCATCTCGATAGCTGGGCAAACTTGGAGACGATAGCCACAAAAGCCCACAAACCAGAGATTTACATCGTAGAGGGTGGTAAGGACGAATTAGTGCCCTCCGATCATGGGCGCATCCTTTACAAGCGGTGTCAGGATGTTCAGCTGTTTGCAGAGCTGCATACAGTCCGCGGAGCTCTTCATAACGATGTGATGGTACGGAAAGAAGGCAAACACACCATTGCACGGTCTATTGCCTTGGCCGTTTCACGGGCACAAGAGGCCTGGGTAGATCAAAAGCCATCTCCGCATGGTCcgccaaaaggcaaaagttGGGCATGA
- a CDS encoding uncharacterized protein (EggNog:ENOG41), which produces MGGMSQALLVEQKDDVLSIYKNFHLKSKGESLFRTSSYSSPLSCRYRESNRYLAYNRVSQPGILFDDMNDLFKGFAKAHAEQNGYLLAATLSPIATSSNPQRLRLIWKSSHSSSVKGDIKHFIKSNTSHHRSLDHEEVKGWVEVYAAYWNAIGDFVAVEDGKSTWTKVYESWKDLTSALIRGYNSFGFEAWTIPCLYVVGKYLRLFAIRSDTERSRNAGDNSGGAALIQDDFDPETEKQSQLRDCEQHLKRIFTLCLNDRAPLEESRKWGIYFIINLLFKTYFKLNSASLSRTILKTLSAYKGDMPALSAFPKSQRVTFKFYEGVLFFLEENYIEAEKYLVEAWELCHKDANANLERILTYLIPCRLLTSHVLPTKALLEPFPRLQKLFLPLAQCIRKGDLRAFDVALQEGEDEFVKRRIYLTLERGRDIALRNLLRKVFIAGGFDELKEGETTPVRRTRVPVAEFRAAICMGSGGELVDTDEVECLLANMIYKDLMKGYIARERGIVVLSKKGAFPGTGV; this is translated from the exons ATGGGAGGCATGAGCCAGGCACTTCTTGTGGAACAGAAAGATGATGTCTTAAGCATATACAAGAATTTCCATCTCAAAAGCAAAGGAGAATCGCTCTTTCGCACGAGCTCTTACTCTTCACCGCTATCTTGTCGGTACCGAGAATCGAATAGATATTTGGCCTATAATCGCGTTTCCCAGCCCGGCATCTTATTTGACGATATGAACGACCTGTTCAAAGGCTTCGCAAAAGCCCATGCTGAGCAGAATGGATATCTGCTCGCGGCAACGCTCTCACCAATAGCCACATCATCGAATCCTCAGCGATTGAGATTGAtctggaagagcagccaTTCGTCTAGCGTTAAAGGCGACATCAAACACTTCATCAAGTCAAACACATCTCATCACCGAAGTCTGGATCACGAGGAAGTGAAAGGCTGGGTCGAAGTGTATGCCGCATATTGGAATGCTATCGGGGATTTTGTCGCAGTAGAAGATGGCAAG TCAACATGGACCAAGGTCTATGAATCCTGGAAGGATTTAACATCCGCGCTGATCCGAGGCTATAACAGCTTTGGCTTCGAAGCGTGGACTATCCCATGCTTGTATGTGGTTGGCAAGTACTTGAGGTTATTTGCCATCAGGTCCGACACGGAGCGTAGCCGCAACGCTGGTGACAACTCTGGGGGAGCCGCCCTTATACAAGATGATTTTGACCCAGAGACCGAAAAACAGAGCCAATTAAGAGACTGCGAGCAGCACCTAAAAAGAATATTCACTCTTTGTCTCAACGACAG AGCCCCGCTAGAAGAATCCAGGAAATGGGGTATCTACTTCATTATCAACCTGCTATTCAAAACATATTTCAAGCTAAACTCCGCTTCGCTCTCACGAACTATTCTCAAGACATTAAGCGCGTACAAAGGAGACATGCCAGCGTTGTCGGCGTTTCCAAAGTCACAGAGAGTTACCTTCAAGTTTTACGAGGGggttttattcttcttggaAGAGAACTATATCGAG GCCGAGAAATATCTTGTCGAAGCATGGGAGCTCTGTCACAAGGATGCGAATGCGAATCTAGA GCGAATACTAACCTATCTCATCCCTTGCCGCCTTCTTACCAGTCATGTGCTACCCACAAAGGCACTCTTGGAGCCTTTCCCTCGCTTACAAAAACTCTTCCTACCTCTGGCCCAATGCATCAGAAAAGGCGACCTTCGCGCTTTTGATGTTGCATTACAGGAAGGCGAGGATGAGTTTGTGAAGAGGCGTATTTACCTTACTCTCGAGCGTGGGCGTGATATCGCTCTGCGTAATCTATTACGCAAGGTCTTCATTGCAGGAGGATTTGACGAGCTCAAAGAGGGCGAAACCACTCCAGTGCGTCGCACACGAGTGCCTGTCGCAGAATTCCGCGCAGCTATCTGTATGGGAAGTGGAGGAGAGCTGGTTGACACAGATGAAGTCGAGTGCCTATTGGCGAACATGATTTATAAG GATTTGATGAAAGGCTATATTGCCCGCGAGCGAGGCATCGTAGTCTTATCCAAGAAAGGCGCTTTCCCAGGCACCGGTGTTTAA